A window of the Oscillospiraceae bacterium NTUH-002-81 genome harbors these coding sequences:
- a CDS encoding SHIRT domain-containing protein: protein MALVVSSGLYVSSDRTLKATGEDEMYSEAGAETTQEVVEVQAEQEEAQPVAEAPAEEAPAQEPETTVHEIEIAPEQPQAQEETPAEEPKAEAAEAPAQEETPAQEAQAKAPAAETPVEEEKAAEVCQLHVQAVSGGKVTVSVDGGSAKNAADGLTEEMQKNASVVLHVSADENHEIAAVTANGTALGAVSGDSANASYELKADADTTIAVSFKEKAEEVQQESPKTEEKKDEQKAEEAKEETPAEAEQEEAAEKDLNEMPADELFAYLMTVSGDDMDALYEKYPNLDELTAAFSEEQKNALTAHFGGDQAVTLDVTTDYTLREGESISVTGTQGDYPASDRWQITSGSAIVRLDTYSENTAQLTALAVGTATVKHGFWVRNKGWNWNEETFTLTVIPAVEATSLTVYPESVSVAANSTVQLTATVEPGNASVTWASSDPNIATVDRNGKVTGVKEGSATVTASSGTRVASSVITVTRDTTGDVSGQTAYFYIWKPGASTSASYRDTWYYAGTGSVTGPKATAGLHGTRYYDWNMVTAYPGTMPDITVDGVTYTYNASPDAPVGTYSVNWAYLVVENGANDGYSTVVPNGTYVYHVDGYAVFKTAGEITVDFQVKQPTVSGFDSVTGWPKVYKQGNDVTAPAQDATKTVNNVTYTFDGWYKDQGCTQRATAEDFRNLQESVVFYGKYVANSAAYTVEYYYDDVLNANETVNGNGTQGERIPYAAPGEKTAGDITYKLDRVETPGKLITSDSAENVIRIYYKGEYQVVYDLNGGTTTSAQTTFGGLHKGDATPTIDDPTRAADDTYTYEFAGWNPTVSDTVTGNATYVAQWTPVYKIFHVTYDWGTPDKAVTDVYSLPTDSTVYHYNDPYEAVKTSYGRVETTDRYGNVNGYYSFSGWSPAEGTITGDVTITGEWTYTSVTVEKHKVFYTWKGLPDATLYNEAGTEISRPEYPHDIPGLVNGESYADQLDTGMPGTVVYTRDAFGNKTGKYTLSAWTDPNNGIMGTADVNVTGVWQEEIFQVKEWHITYEWSGDVPTGDYAQTLPTDGTTYKNNQDYTVDTKYGENYTVTTYDEWNNVTGTYTFSGWDTEDGKITENLTIRGTWKYDKTDVAKHNVNYIWHNFPAGTLYNDEGIVVTPEKPTSITDLVKGQKYTIDKAMPGTIVYTHDDLGNVNAKYELSAWTDPGNGTMGEADITVSATWVKEDVEVKTWKLTYAWNGDVPTGVYAQILPTDDTAYRNNEVFHATNQYPAGYTVTTRDAYGNINGRYEFSGWTPLTGTMTSDRTISGTWKFISQTVEAHEVHYSWGATLPNETLYDADGNELKVRPTEPTDGNKYVNNQTYPVNRDQEGMTVYTRDAYGNTNASYKLSTWTDPGNGTMGNSDVTITSEWVKTEIAVDTWKITYSWDGDIPTGVTLPNDPTEYVNGATYKIDTTYTSSYTVPTHDQYGNITGEYRFSGWDKAPGIITSNIEVKGTWNYVETELVQYTVEYTWSGLPTGVTLYDADGKETTPEKPESITGLVNGESYAERIDTTMLNTVVYTHDEYGNRTASYTLGKWQDQGTGKINNANGEIKGVWTEEKLDVATWKITYNWKGNVPSGKYAQTLPTDSKTYINGEQYTVDDKFKDGITVETTDDFGNVNGVYTFHGWNHQTGETITSDLTIEGTWSFETKTVDAHNVTYHWEGLPGEQLYDKDGNKVTPQEPKGHTSLVNNQPYTVDRSQENMVVYTHDQYGNVNAKYTLGTWQDPENGVMKNANITIEAKWTAEAVDVKTWNITYEWTGTTVPAGVNPPTDSRTYTNRQPYTVDRTFTTGYTVNSYDAYNNVNGVYTFQGWDTADGTITSDLTIKGSWTFTKTDVKQLNVIYSWSGLPENTRLYDEKGNEVTPQLPAGASGLVKNQKYTVDTKVCPAGTKVYTKDAYGNLNVCYTLGDWSASGEITMADSDVEISAQWTPEVIELPDYSITYTWDGDVPTGVNLPTDNTKYKNNQPYTVNTTYGEGYTVNRTDEYGNVNGVYTFSGWDKGNGRINHSDLIIHGTWSLKETTVAQHNVTYTWDLPKGTYYTAAGTQIVPTLPDPHVGLVKNQGYTIDTLRQGMVVYTHDQYGNVNASYTMGNWSDPGNGVMGDENIVVSGHWTKADVTVQTWKLTYKWSGLKDGEQLYDADGQEITENVKEPIDNRTYINKEPFAAEAGYFDGYQVYTHDQYGNVNGEYTFSGWTPKSGIMTADQNIEGTWTFRETTVTAHQVTYRWSGLPDGVILYDAAGNTIVPTLPGGTSGLVKGQPYTVNTAGAPAGMQVYTHDEYGNADVCYTLGDWSASGTITMGDSDIVIVAAWTGESITIPEWKITYSWDGKIPDGVTLPTDDTSYKNNQPYEIDKTYTGETKIEVKDAYENVIGIYSFSGWDTKDGKITSNLTVTGIWSYEAKPQTPHKVAYTWSGLPENETLYDGEGNEVTPKLPGDITDLVNNQPYTLDNTLIGTTVYTHDQYGNQTAVYTLSGWTDPNNGIMGTADVEVAGTWTKEEIPVQTHTITYTWSGLPEEPILDANGSDATPKKPEDNRIYTHNAPYSVDTTFPAGYTVTTYDQYGNPNGAYIFSGWDAVETKGYITADLTFKGEWRYEAAEVAKHNVVYSWSGLPEEQLYDADGNPIALAVPASIIGLVNNQPYDVDTTYPNMTVYTRDAYGNVNASYTFGSWNDPNGGVMGETNVTVDGTWTKAEIAVAQYTVTYLVDGQVYGAVETYVPGQPIAALRQALTRTGYTFSGWNPSTLPEKMPAHNITVEGTFAVNRYTLTVHYVDTNGNPVAADYNGTYDFGAQFHVVSPNVTGYTPNYASIRSDENGMPAQNLEFTIVYTANPGGNNPGGGGDDNGGGDDNGGGTTPGGGTTTTTTDNTPAATPADGGNAQTETVPAAQDAVVTPDGNGGYDLTAIADGETPLADMELDNHKCCIMHFLLMLIALIVLGFYTRSRKKHQEKIHELREELELEKQKRGLTGTDAATAAGNGRE from the coding sequence GTGGCGCTGGTCGTGTCCAGCGGCCTGTACGTGTCTTCGGATCGTACCTTAAAGGCGACGGGCGAGGATGAGATGTACAGCGAAGCCGGCGCGGAGACAACGCAGGAAGTAGTGGAAGTACAGGCAGAGCAGGAGGAAGCACAGCCCGTGGCGGAAGCGCCCGCAGAGGAGGCGCCTGCCCAGGAGCCTGAGACGACGGTGCATGAGATTGAGATCGCGCCGGAACAGCCGCAGGCACAGGAAGAGACACCTGCGGAAGAGCCGAAGGCGGAGGCAGCAGAAGCACCGGCGCAGGAAGAGACACCGGCGCAGGAAGCACAGGCCAAGGCCCCGGCGGCAGAGACTCCCGTGGAAGAGGAGAAGGCAGCAGAAGTCTGTCAGCTGCATGTGCAGGCCGTATCCGGCGGCAAGGTAACCGTATCGGTGGATGGCGGCAGTGCGAAGAATGCAGCAGACGGCCTGACAGAGGAGATGCAGAAGAATGCATCTGTGGTTCTCCATGTATCTGCAGATGAGAATCATGAGATCGCAGCTGTGACAGCCAACGGTACTGCACTTGGTGCGGTATCCGGTGACAGCGCAAATGCATCTTATGAGCTGAAGGCAGATGCTGATACCACCATCGCTGTTTCCTTTAAGGAAAAAGCAGAGGAAGTACAGCAGGAATCTCCGAAGACTGAGGAGAAGAAGGACGAACAGAAAGCGGAAGAAGCTAAAGAAGAGACTCCGGCTGAGGCGGAGCAGGAGGAAGCCGCAGAGAAGGATCTGAACGAGATGCCTGCGGATGAGCTGTTCGCGTATCTCATGACCGTATCCGGCGACGACATGGACGCGCTCTATGAGAAATATCCGAATCTGGACGAGCTTACCGCAGCATTCAGTGAAGAGCAGAAGAATGCGCTTACCGCACACTTTGGCGGGGATCAGGCTGTGACGCTGGATGTTACAACCGATTATACGCTCCGGGAGGGAGAGAGTATTTCCGTTACCGGAACACAGGGAGATTATCCGGCGAGTGACCGCTGGCAGATCACGTCCGGTTCTGCGATCGTGAGACTGGATACCTATTCCGAGAATACGGCGCAGCTTACAGCCCTGGCTGTGGGTACTGCAACAGTAAAGCATGGTTTTTGGGTAAGGAATAAAGGCTGGAACTGGAATGAGGAGACCTTTACCCTGACAGTTATCCCGGCTGTAGAGGCTACATCACTGACGGTATATCCGGAAAGCGTTTCAGTTGCAGCCAATAGCACGGTACAGCTGACTGCAACTGTTGAACCGGGCAATGCATCTGTTACATGGGCCAGCAGTGACCCCAATATTGCTACGGTTGACAGGAACGGAAAAGTGACAGGCGTGAAGGAAGGAAGTGCGACAGTCACCGCTTCTTCCGGCACCCGGGTGGCGTCTTCTGTCATTACTGTAACGAGAGACACCACCGGAGATGTGTCCGGGCAGACTGCATATTTCTATATCTGGAAACCGGGAGCTTCTACGAGTGCCAGTTATCGGGATACCTGGTATTATGCAGGCACCGGAAGCGTCACGGGGCCAAAGGCCACAGCGGGTCTGCACGGAACAAGATATTATGACTGGAATATGGTTACTGCCTATCCGGGCACGATGCCGGATATCACTGTAGATGGAGTAACGTATACGTATAATGCATCTCCGGATGCCCCGGTCGGTACCTATTCCGTAAACTGGGCATATCTTGTCGTGGAGAATGGCGCAAACGATGGGTATAGTACAGTCGTACCGAATGGTACATATGTATACCATGTGGACGGGTATGCGGTGTTTAAGACCGCAGGCGAGATTACCGTGGATTTCCAGGTGAAACAGCCGACAGTCAGCGGATTTGACAGTGTGACCGGATGGCCCAAGGTATACAAGCAGGGTAATGATGTGACGGCACCTGCCCAGGATGCGACCAAGACCGTCAACAATGTGACTTATACGTTCGATGGCTGGTATAAGGATCAGGGATGCACGCAGAGAGCCACTGCAGAAGATTTCAGAAACTTGCAGGAAAGTGTCGTTTTCTATGGGAAATATGTGGCCAACAGTGCAGCGTATACGGTGGAATATTATTATGATGATGTACTGAATGCCAATGAGACGGTCAATGGAAATGGCACGCAGGGAGAGCGGATTCCTTACGCCGCACCGGGCGAGAAGACCGCAGGAGATATCACCTATAAGCTTGACCGCGTGGAGACACCGGGAAAGCTGATCACCTCCGACAGTGCGGAAAATGTGATCCGTATTTATTATAAAGGGGAATATCAGGTTGTCTATGATCTGAATGGCGGAACGACCACCAGTGCGCAGACGACATTTGGCGGCCTGCACAAAGGAGATGCGACGCCGACCATCGACGATCCGACCAGAGCAGCAGATGACACCTATACATACGAATTTGCAGGGTGGAATCCGACTGTCAGCGACACAGTGACCGGAAATGCAACCTATGTGGCACAGTGGACACCGGTATACAAGATTTTCCATGTGACTTACGACTGGGGCACCCCGGACAAGGCAGTCACCGATGTATACTCCCTGCCGACCGATAGCACTGTCTACCACTACAATGATCCGTATGAAGCGGTAAAGACCTCTTACGGAAGAGTGGAGACGACAGACCGGTACGGCAATGTGAATGGTTACTACAGCTTCAGCGGCTGGAGTCCGGCAGAGGGCACCATCACAGGCGATGTGACCATCACCGGTGAATGGACATACACATCGGTAACGGTAGAGAAACATAAGGTATTCTACACCTGGAAAGGTCTGCCGGATGCAACCTTGTATAATGAAGCGGGCACAGAGATTTCCAGACCGGAATACCCGCATGACATCCCCGGACTGGTGAATGGCGAAAGCTATGCTGATCAGTTGGATACCGGAATGCCGGGTACGGTGGTATACACCCGGGATGCATTCGGCAACAAGACCGGTAAGTACACGTTAAGTGCATGGACAGATCCGAATAACGGTATCATGGGAACCGCAGACGTGAATGTAACGGGTGTCTGGCAGGAAGAGATATTCCAGGTAAAGGAGTGGCATATCACTTACGAATGGAGCGGAGATGTGCCGACAGGCGATTACGCCCAGACACTGCCGACAGATGGCACTACCTATAAAAACAACCAGGATTACACAGTAGATACCAAGTATGGCGAAAATTACACCGTAACCACTTATGACGAGTGGAACAATGTGACTGGCACCTATACTTTCAGCGGATGGGATACCGAAGACGGAAAGATCACAGAAAACCTGACCATCAGGGGTACCTGGAAATATGACAAGACAGATGTTGCAAAACACAATGTAAACTACATCTGGCATAATTTCCCTGCTGGCACTCTTTATAATGATGAGGGCATAGTGGTAACACCGGAGAAACCGACTTCCATCACTGACCTGGTGAAGGGACAGAAGTACACCATTGATAAGGCAATGCCGGGAACCATTGTGTACACCCACGATGATCTGGGCAACGTCAATGCGAAATATGAGTTAAGCGCATGGACAGATCCGGGTAACGGTACCATGGGCGAGGCAGATATTACCGTCAGTGCTACATGGGTAAAAGAAGACGTAGAGGTGAAGACCTGGAAGCTTACCTATGCATGGAACGGGGATGTGCCCACAGGCGTTTATGCACAGATCCTGCCCACCGATGATACAGCATACAGAAACAATGAGGTATTTCACGCAACAAATCAGTACCCGGCCGGTTACACCGTAACCACCAGGGATGCATATGGCAACATCAATGGCCGGTACGAGTTCAGCGGCTGGACACCGCTGACCGGAACGATGACATCTGACCGTACCATCTCCGGTACATGGAAATTCATCAGCCAGACAGTGGAGGCACATGAGGTGCACTACAGCTGGGGGGCAACCCTGCCCAATGAAACACTGTATGATGCAGATGGCAACGAACTGAAAGTACGGCCGACGGAGCCCACCGATGGCAACAAGTATGTAAATAACCAGACCTATCCGGTCAATCGTGACCAGGAGGGCATGACCGTTTACACCAGAGATGCATATGGCAACACCAACGCTTCCTACAAACTGAGCACATGGACGGATCCGGGTAACGGCACCATGGGCAACAGCGATGTGACCATCACCTCCGAATGGGTGAAGACAGAAATCGCGGTGGATACATGGAAGATCACGTATTCCTGGGATGGAGACATTCCGACCGGCGTGACCCTGCCCAACGATCCGACAGAATATGTGAATGGCGCAACATACAAGATTGATACGACTTATACCAGCAGCTATACCGTACCGACTCATGACCAGTATGGAAATATCACCGGGGAGTATCGGTTCTCCGGCTGGGATAAAGCACCGGGAATCATTACCAGCAATATCGAGGTAAAGGGAACCTGGAACTATGTAGAGACAGAGCTGGTACAGTATACGGTAGAGTATACGTGGAGCGGTCTGCCGACCGGCGTTACCCTTTATGACGCAGATGGCAAAGAGACCACACCGGAGAAACCGGAATCTATCACCGGATTGGTGAACGGCGAGAGCTATGCCGAGCGGATTGATACCACCATGCTGAACACGGTGGTATACACCCATGACGAGTACGGCAACCGGACAGCTTCCTATACGTTAGGAAAATGGCAGGATCAGGGAACCGGAAAGATCAACAACGCCAACGGAGAGATAAAGGGTGTCTGGACAGAAGAGAAGCTGGATGTGGCTACCTGGAAGATCACATACAACTGGAAAGGTAATGTACCGTCCGGCAAATACGCACAGACGCTTCCGACAGACAGTAAAACTTATATCAATGGAGAGCAGTACACCGTTGATGACAAATTCAAGGACGGAATAACCGTAGAGACAACCGATGATTTCGGCAACGTGAATGGCGTTTACACTTTCCATGGCTGGAACCATCAGACAGGGGAGACCATCACCTCCGACCTGACCATTGAAGGTACATGGAGCTTTGAGACCAAGACGGTGGATGCTCATAATGTCACCTACCATTGGGAGGGCCTGCCGGGTGAGCAGTTATATGATAAGGACGGAAACAAAGTAACACCGCAGGAACCCAAAGGGCATACCAGTCTGGTGAACAACCAGCCTTATACGGTAGACCGTTCTCAGGAGAATATGGTGGTGTATACCCATGACCAGTACGGCAATGTCAATGCCAAGTACACACTGGGCACCTGGCAGGATCCGGAAAACGGCGTCATGAAGAACGCGAACATCACCATTGAGGCAAAGTGGACGGCGGAAGCTGTCGATGTGAAGACGTGGAATATCACTTACGAGTGGACAGGCACGACTGTACCGGCAGGTGTGAATCCGCCCACCGACAGCAGAACCTATACCAACCGACAGCCTTATACCGTTGATCGGACATTTACAACGGGATATACGGTAAATTCTTACGATGCGTACAACAACGTCAACGGTGTTTACACCTTCCAGGGCTGGGATACCGCAGACGGCACCATCACCAGTGACCTGACCATCAAAGGAAGCTGGACATTTACTAAGACAGACGTAAAACAGCTGAACGTTATCTACAGCTGGAGCGGTCTGCCGGAGAATACCAGACTGTACGATGAAAAAGGAAACGAAGTTACACCGCAGCTGCCCGCAGGCGCTTCTGGTCTGGTGAAGAATCAGAAGTACACGGTAGATACAAAAGTTTGCCCGGCTGGCACCAAGGTCTACACAAAGGATGCCTATGGCAACCTGAATGTCTGCTATACCCTGGGTGACTGGAGTGCATCCGGTGAGATCACCATGGCAGACAGCGATGTGGAGATCAGCGCACAGTGGACACCGGAAGTAATCGAACTTCCTGATTACAGCATTACTTATACCTGGGATGGAGACGTACCGACAGGTGTGAATCTGCCGACAGACAACACCAAGTATAAGAACAACCAGCCGTACACGGTAAATACCACATACGGCGAAGGATATACGGTAAACCGCACAGACGAGTACGGCAATGTGAATGGCGTCTATACGTTCAGCGGCTGGGATAAAGGAAATGGCAGGATTAATCATTCTGACCTGATCATCCATGGAACCTGGAGCCTGAAAGAGACGACCGTGGCACAGCACAATGTGACCTACACCTGGGATCTGCCGAAGGGAACCTACTATACGGCAGCAGGTACGCAGATTGTACCGACGCTTCCTGATCCGCACGTCGGACTGGTGAAAAATCAGGGCTATACGATCGACACCTTAAGACAGGGCATGGTGGTCTATACCCATGACCAGTATGGCAATGTGAATGCATCCTACACCATGGGCAACTGGAGCGATCCGGGCAACGGCGTGATGGGAGATGAAAACATCGTTGTATCCGGTCACTGGACCAAAGCGGATGTAACGGTACAGACCTGGAAGCTGACTTACAAGTGGAGCGGCCTGAAAGACGGCGAGCAGCTGTACGATGCGGACGGGCAGGAAATCACTGAAAATGTAAAGGAACCGATTGACAATAGGACTTATATCAACAAAGAGCCTTTTGCGGCAGAAGCCGGATACTTTGACGGCTATCAGGTATACACCCATGATCAGTATGGCAATGTCAACGGCGAATATACCTTCAGCGGCTGGACACCCAAGTCCGGTATCATGACTGCTGATCAGAACATCGAAGGCACATGGACATTCAGAGAAACAACCGTGACAGCGCATCAGGTAACCTATCGCTGGAGCGGCCTGCCGGATGGCGTGATCTTATACGATGCAGCAGGCAACACGATCGTTCCCACATTGCCGGGTGGCACAAGCGGCCTGGTGAAGGGACAGCCTTATACGGTGAATACCGCAGGCGCTCCCGCGGGTATGCAGGTTTATACCCATGACGAATATGGCAATGCAGATGTATGCTACACCTTAGGTGACTGGAGCGCATCCGGCACCATCACCATGGGAGACTCTGATATCGTGATCGTTGCCGCGTGGACAGGCGAAAGCATAACGATTCCTGAATGGAAGATTACCTACTCCTGGGATGGCAAGATCCCGGATGGCGTCACCCTGCCGACCGATGACACGAGCTACAAGAACAATCAGCCCTACGAGATCGACAAGACCTATACAGGCGAAACAAAAATTGAAGTAAAAGATGCATATGAGAACGTCATCGGCATCTACAGCTTCAGCGGCTGGGATACGAAAGATGGTAAGATTACCAGCAATCTGACCGTAACTGGTATCTGGAGCTACGAAGCGAAGCCGCAGACTCCGCATAAGGTAGCCTATACCTGGAGCGGCCTGCCGGAAAACGAAACACTTTATGACGGCGAAGGCAATGAAGTGACACCGAAGCTGCCGGGCGACATTACTGATCTGGTGAACAATCAGCCTTATACACTGGACAACACCCTGATCGGAACGACGGTATACACCCATGACCAGTACGGCAACCAGACAGCAGTCTACACCTTAAGCGGCTGGACGGATCCCAATAACGGTATCATGGGAACCGCAGATGTAGAGGTAGCAGGCACCTGGACGAAGGAAGAGATTCCCGTACAGACCCATACCATTACCTACACCTGGAGCGGTTTGCCGGAAGAACCCATTCTGGATGCGAACGGCAGCGATGCAACACCGAAGAAACCGGAAGACAACCGGATTTACACACACAACGCACCTTACAGTGTCGATACCACTTTCCCGGCAGGTTATACGGTAACCACCTATGACCAGTATGGAAATCCGAACGGTGCCTATATCTTCAGCGGCTGGGATGCTGTGGAGACAAAGGGCTACATCACCGCAGACCTGACATTTAAGGGCGAATGGCGCTATGAGGCAGCGGAAGTTGCAAAACACAATGTGGTATACAGCTGGAGCGGCCTGCCGGAGGAGCAGCTGTACGATGCCGACGGCAATCCGATCGCACTGGCAGTACCGGCAAGCATCATCGGCCTGGTAAACAACCAGCCTTACGATGTGGATACCACATACCCGAACATGACCGTATACACCCGCGACGCTTATGGAAATGTCAATGCAAGCTACACTTTTGGCAGCTGGAATGACCCGAATGGCGGCGTCATGGGAGAAACAAATGTAACCGTAGACGGCACCTGGACAAAGGCAGAGATCGCAGTGGCACAGTACACCGTGACCTATCTGGTAGACGGACAGGTATATGGAGCAGTGGAAACGTATGTACCGGGTCAGCCTATCGCAGCCCTGCGGCAGGCACTCACCAGAACAGGCTACACCTTCAGCGGCTGGAACCCGTCTACACTTCCGGAGAAGATGCCGGCACACAACATCACTGTTGAGGGCACCTTCGCTGTGAACAGATACACACTTACCGTACACTATGTGGATACCAACGGAAATCCCGTGGCAGCAGATTACAACGGCACTTACGACTTTGGCGCACAGTTCCATGTCGTATCCCCGAACGTAACCGGCTACACACCGAATTATGCATCCATCAGAAGCGATGAGAACGGTATGCCCGCACAGAACCTGGAATTCACCATCGTTTATACCGCAAATCCCGGCGGCAATAACCCGGGCGGCGGCGGAGACGATAATGGCGGCGGTGATGACAACGGCGGCGGAACCACACCGGGAGGCGGTACAACGACAACCACAACAGACAACACACCGGCAGCAACACCTGCTGACGGCGGAAATGCACAGACCGAGACGGTGCCGGCTGCACAGGACGCAGTGGTGACACCGGACGGAAACGGCGGCTATGATCTGACAGCGATCGCGGACGGGGAGACACCTCTCGCAGACATGGAGCTGGACAACCATAAATGCTGTATCATGCATTTCCTGTTGATGCTGATCGCCCTGATCGTTCTTGGCTTCTATACCAGAAGCAGAAAGAAACATCAGGAGAAGATTCATGAACTGAGAGAAGAGCTGGAACTGGAAAAACAGAAACGCGGCCTGACAGGCACTGACGCTGCAACGGCTGCCGGTAACGGAAGGGAGTAA
- the lepB gene encoding signal peptidase I, translating into MGRRMLKKYDGKKQGWLRQGKELAVFIILMFVVFRFIIGVSLVNGSSMNPSLKNGDVVVYTRIVPNYESGDIVCIRMPSGEYYIKRVIGLAGDTVEIRDGSVYVNSTVREENYAQGRTETQGDSIKYPYEVKADRVFVLGDNREESMDSRTFGAVAKSQIRGKVLFSFSLPGHK; encoded by the coding sequence TTGGGAAGAAGAATGTTGAAAAAATATGACGGAAAGAAACAGGGATGGCTCCGGCAGGGTAAGGAACTGGCGGTGTTTATCATCCTCATGTTTGTTGTGTTCCGGTTTATTATCGGGGTATCGCTGGTAAACGGCAGTTCCATGAACCCTTCGCTGAAAAATGGAGACGTGGTGGTGTATACGCGCATTGTTCCAAACTATGAGAGCGGCGATATCGTGTGCATCCGCATGCCGTCGGGGGAATATTATATCAAACGCGTGATCGGGCTGGCGGGGGACACGGTGGAGATCCGAGACGGATCGGTGTATGTAAATAGCACTGTCCGGGAAGAAAACTATGCCCAGGGGAGGACAGAAACACAAGGGGATTCCATCAAATATCCCTACGAGGTCAAAGCTGACCGGGTATTTGTGCTGGGGGACAACCGGGAGGAATCCATGGACTCCCGCACCTTCGGCGCGGTGGCAAAATCCCAGATCAGAGGAAAGGTGCTCTTTTCTTTTTCTTTACCGGGGCATAAATGA
- a CDS encoding spore maturation protein, giving the protein MRLLHFLSEFTIPLIIFYIVGYGLLQKKNVYESFISGAREGMEIVVRILPTLTGLMVGTGVLRASGLLDFLGDHLGMLLERVQVPGALVPLIILRMFSSSAATGLCLDIFQQYGPDSRIGMITSIMMGCTETIFYTMSVYFMAAKVKNTRYTLPGALAATFAGIAASIFLAGKMTV; this is encoded by the coding sequence ATGCGGCTGCTCCATTTTCTGTCAGAATTTACGATACCACTCATCATTTTCTATATCGTGGGATACGGTTTGCTTCAGAAGAAAAATGTCTACGAATCGTTCATTTCCGGAGCCCGGGAGGGGATGGAGATCGTCGTGCGGATTTTGCCGACGCTCACCGGCCTCATGGTGGGCACAGGGGTGCTGCGTGCGTCCGGGCTGCTGGATTTTCTCGGAGACCATCTGGGGATGCTTCTGGAACGGGTGCAGGTGCCCGGTGCACTGGTGCCGCTGATCATTTTGCGCATGTTTTCCTCGTCTGCGGCCACCGGGCTGTGTCTGGATATTTTTCAGCAGTACGGGCCGGACTCCCGGATCGGTATGATCACTTCGATCATGATGGGATGCACCGAGACGATTTTCTATACGATGAGTGTCTATTTCATGGCTGCAAAGGTAAAAAATACCCGGTATACGCTGCCGGGAGCTCTGGCGGCCACTTTTGCAGGCATCGCGGCGAGTATTTTTCTGGCGGGGAAAATGACGGTATGA